The Amycolatopsis japonica nucleotide sequence TGGCGTCGGCGCAGTTCGGCTCGCTGTGGGACGACCTCGGCGACTTCCGCCGGGCGAAGGAATGCTTCGACGCGAGCCTGCTGCTTTCGCTCCATTGTGAAGACGGGCAGCAACACGACAGGTCCGCCAAGCGGTACGCCGACGTCCTGCGACGGAACGGCCGCGTGGACGAGGCCGGCGCGCTGCTGACGAGCGCCCTGATCGGCACGCGCAGCTCGCGTGAACGCCACTGGGAGGCGCACGTCCTCCGGAGTCTTGGTGACCTCCACGCCAAAACCGGCGACGCGGGGGAGAGCGAACGATGCCTTTCGCGGTCGCTGGAACTCTTCGAGGACGTCGGGCACCGGCACGCCGCCGCCTACACGCATCGCAGCTTCGGCGAGTCCTTGCGCCTGGCGGGTGAACACGGCCGTGCCGCCGAACACCTGAGCCTGGCGATGAGTACGTTCCGCGAGCTCGGAGACCGCCGGGGCGGCGGATACGCCCTGCTCAGCTTCGGACGTCTACGGGCCGATGAAGGCATCGCGACCGAAGCCGCCGAAGGGCTCCGAACCGCGGCGGGACTGTTCCGGGAGCTGGGATTCCCGGTGTGGGAACTACGTGCCCTCCAGGGCCTTTCTGCCGTCGACGAGAGCGGACGCCAGCGGGATCGGGCTCGTGAAGCCTTGACGAAGATCCGCTTCGGAGTGACTCCGGCATAGCCCGGCGGAGGGTTCACGGCCGCGGCGTTTGGCGAAGTTATGGCGACGGTGTGTTGACTGCTGCTCATGTGAGCGGACTTCGCGCCGCCCCGAATTCGCGGAACTGGGGGTGGCGGCGCGTGCTCGTGGCCGGGTGACGCCTTCAGAGGGCAGGAGGCGTCACCCGGTTCGCAGAGCTGGGGTGTGTCTCAATCCGGAGTCGGCTGATCAGGTGAGGACACGCGCGCGCGTTTCTTTTCGGCCGGAGGCCTCGGAGTCGCGAAGGCGGGCCGCTGACACGGCTGAGTGAGTGGCCGGCTGATGCCGCGGCCCGGCTGCGGGACTCCGAAAGCGCGCCTCGAGAGACACTGCCTAGCGGCGGACGTGCAGGATCGCGTCCGCGTCGTTCAGCATCCCTTGGTCGAGCGGGAAGTAACCCTGCCGCGGGGTGGGATCGGTCCGGACGCTCGCGGGCGGGACGTCGGAGGCGGGGAGCAGCCCCCAAGCCGTGGTGACGTGCTTCTGCAGGAACCCCTCGTAGGTGTCGGGCTCCGGCTCCGCGAGCGCGATGTCCTCGCTTCCGCCGAGGCTGGTCGCGACGAACGTGTAGCGGTCGCCGAGCAGCGGCGCCACCAGCGCGCCGGCGGGGAACCAGCTGGTCTCGGTGTCGGCGACCCGCATCGTGCTCGCCTGTCGCCGCAGGTGGAGGTTGTGGGCGAAGACCAGCGTCCGGCCGCGACCCGCTTCGGCGGCGCGGATGTCCAGCAGGTTCCGCGCCATGAAGGCGTCCCTGGCCGCGACGAGGGGCATGTAGCGCTCGTGCGGTTCGAGAGGCTCGGCGCATTGCCGGTGGTAACGCAGCAGATCGATCCCCGCCATGAGATGGATCTCCGCGCGCGACCACGCGTCCGATTCGGGCGCCCTGGAGCGAAGCGCGGTGAGCAGATCGGCCGCGATCGCACGGAGGCGGTAGGCGTCGGCCGTGGCTCCGGGCGAGGAAGCCGCGTCCAAGACGGCTTCCTCGCGGCCCCACCGTTCGTCGTCGCCCGCCGGACCGGCGATGTCCACGTCCAGCCCGAGGAAGTCGCGGGCGTACTCGAGGTATCGCCGTGGGCTGGGCGCGGACGTGTTCTCGGTCTGGGTGTCGAAACCGTGGAATGTGAGGCGCTCCTCGGGAGGCCGGTTTTCGTTGTACTCGCGCATCCACGCGATCAGTCGCCTGTTCGCCTCAACGCCACCGAAGGCGTGTGAGAAGCCTTCGCTCATCGCGAGGTCGAGGGTTCCGGTGCCGTCTTGGACGTAGTCGTTCGCGGCCAGGGCGGCCACGCGATCGGTTTCGAGGGCGATCGAGCGGAAGCCGCGCTCGACGAGCTGGGCGAACAGTTCGTTGCGGATCTCCGCGAAGACCGGGGTCGCGTGCGTCGGTTCGCCCAGGGCCAGCAGGTCGCAGGAGGGGGTGACGAAGTCTCGGATGTCTTGACTCATGAGATTCAAGCATATCGTTGATGTTCCGGTTGAAACTTGGCTCGATTTGGCCTGGGGATGTAGCGCGAAAGCTTCAAACCGCATGTCAGGTGTGATCTTGGCTCGCTCCCTCATAAGTACATGAAGGCCCCCTTCATTGCGCTAGACGCCAAGGTCTCGGCAAAGTCGTATAAGCGTTGGTCGGTGCGGGGGGGCGTGAGTGGCGTTTCGGACTCTATTGACGCGAAGGTCAAATGTGGCGTGTTCGCGGCCGGGGCCAGCGATGGCGTGAAGGCTCCCTTCACCACGTCTAATGCGGTGAAGGGAGCCTTCGGCCCTGGTCGAGCGCGGGTCGTGAGTGGCGTTTCGGGTTAGAACCCGAAACGTCACTCACGACCCCCACGCGAAGTGCGCAAGTCGGACACCGTCAGCGCAAAGGGCGTTCCTTATGGACGGTCGAGAAGGTGCCGGGCCACTGTGACGAGCCAGCTGTTGCCCACCTGACCAGCGGATCGGCGACTTTGCCGGGACCCTGGCGCTAGACGCAGTGAAGGGGGCCTTCATGTACTTAGGGAAGGAGGCCTTCACGCGCGCCCGCTGCGGCTGTGGGTCCCTGTCCCTCCCGAGTCCGTGAAGGCCTCCTTCACTACCTTCAGGGTAGGCAAGGAGGCCTTCACGGACCCGCACCGAAGGCTGCGACACCGCAAGAAATCCACGGACGAATAACTGGATCCCATTTCCTTCTTCCGCTATAAAGCTTTAAAGGACCCTTCGCGCGCGAAGGCGCTTCGCTTGCGAAGCAGCGTTTAAGATACGTGCGGGAGTGCAACTGATCAGCACTTGAGGTGAATTGCCGCGTGGCAATCACCGCGCGGCCGGAGTTCGGCCCTACTTTGTCCCGCATGGTTGAGAAGGATTCGACGGCGCGGACCCGGGAACTGGGCCACCGCATGAAGGCGTTCCGGCAGCGCAGGCACTTCAGCGGAGCCGACGTCAGCCGCCGTAACGGCTGGTTGCAGAGCAAGGTCACGAGGTGGGAACAAGGGCTGCGCGAGCTGTCCGTGGTGGACGCGGCGCTGTATCTCGCGACCTGCGGCGAGGCGGAGCCCGAACGCGATCTGCTGCTGGAACTGACCGAGCCCGGCGGCGACCTGTACTGGGTCCGGCCGTACTTCGACGAGCTCGTCGACCCGATGAAATCCCTGGAGATCCAAGAAAACCTCGCGCATACGCTGGTGCGCTACGAGTCGTTGACGCTCCCCGGCCTGCTGCAGACCGAACCGTACGCCCGCACCGCCTTCGAACTGATCGGCAACCGCGACCAGGCCCAGCTGGACCAGGTCGTCAACGCCCGGCTGGAACGGCAGCGGTTGCTGCGGCGGGATCGTCCGCCGCGCTGCCGGTTCTTCGTGCACGAACGTGCCTTGCGGTCGGTCGTCGGCGGTCCCCGGATCATGCACGAACAACTGCTCCACCTCGTCCTGTCGGCGAACCTGCCCTATTGCTCCATTCGCATCGTCCCCGAAAGCGACGAAGTGGGCAGGGTGCTCGAGAATTCCTTCACCATCATGGAATTCACCGAACATCCGGCGGTGGTGTACACGGATTCCTATGCGGCCGGAGTGTTCATCGACGACAGGGTGGCGGTCGAGGCCTATTATTCGCTCGTCGCGAGGTTGGAAAGCGATACCCTGACCGAGGAAAGATCACGGCAAATGCTCGCCGAATGGGCGGACCGGTACGACCGGATGGAGGAATGATCCGTCCGGGGTTTCCCGCCGCCTCCGCAGGGGGTAATCCTTCCGGGTAGCCGAGGAGAAGGAGTTCGTGGTGACGAAGACGCAGGGTGGTGCCCCGGTCGCCGAGGCGGAGATCGAGCGGAAGTACGACCTGGCGGCCGACAGGCCCATCCCGCCGCTGGTCCCGGCCGGTCCGGTGACGAACCAGGCCGATCCGAGGGTCGACGTCCTCGACGCCACGTACTTCGACACCGCCGACTTCCGGCTCGCGCAGGCCGGCATCACGCTGCGGCGGAGGCTCGGCGGAAGCGACGAGGGCTGGCATCTCAAACTCCCGGTCGGCGAGGACAGGCGAGAGGAACTCCGCCTCCCGCTGGCGGGGAAACCGGACAAGGTGCCCGGCGCGCTGGCGAAGCTGGTCCGGGCGCATACGCTCGGCGCCAAACTCGTCCAGGCCGCGCATCTGCGTACCGAGCGCACCTCGTACGCCTTGCTCGACGCCGACGGGCGTGAGCTCGCGACGCTGACCGACGACGTCGTCACCGGCGAGGCGGGCGGCGACAAGGCGCACCTCGACCGCTGGCGGGAGATCGAGATCGAACTCTCGCCCGGCGCCGACCCCGAACTGCTCCAAAGCCTGGAGCAAGCGGTCGTGGAAGGAGGCGCCGAGCGGTCGAGGTGGCCGTCGAAGCTCCGGCGGCTGACCGACGAGCTCGTCCCTCCGGCCAGGGGAGCTTCGGGCTCGGTACTGGCGGACTACCTCGCCGAGCAGCTGGACGCGCTGCGACGCAACGACATCGGGGTCCGCCGGGACGTCGAGGACGCGGTACACCAGATGCGCGTCGCGAGCAGGCGGCTGCGGAGCG carries:
- a CDS encoding helix-turn-helix domain-containing protein, with protein sequence MVEKDSTARTRELGHRMKAFRQRRHFSGADVSRRNGWLQSKVTRWEQGLRELSVVDAALYLATCGEAEPERDLLLELTEPGGDLYWVRPYFDELVDPMKSLEIQENLAHTLVRYESLTLPGLLQTEPYARTAFELIGNRDQAQLDQVVNARLERQRLLRRDRPPRCRFFVHERALRSVVGGPRIMHEQLLHLVLSANLPYCSIRIVPESDEVGRVLENSFTIMEFTEHPAVVYTDSYAAGVFIDDRVAVEAYYSLVARLESDTLTEERSRQMLAEWADRYDRMEE
- a CDS encoding CYTH and CHAD domain-containing protein, with the translated sequence MTKTQGGAPVAEAEIERKYDLAADRPIPPLVPAGPVTNQADPRVDVLDATYFDTADFRLAQAGITLRRRLGGSDEGWHLKLPVGEDRREELRLPLAGKPDKVPGALAKLVRAHTLGAKLVQAAHLRTERTSYALLDADGRELATLTDDVVTGEAGGDKAHLDRWREIEIELSPGADPELLQSLEQAVVEGGAERSRWPSKLRRLTDELVPPARGASGSVLADYLAEQLDALRRNDIGVRRDVEDAVHQMRVASRRLRSALKTFRRSLDADVAAGLAEELRWLGGELGPARDSEVMVARLHDEVKALPAELVLGNVEQLMTRHFAREAEEAKARAIRALDSKRYTKLLQALEKLVGKPRKIKDDKKELRKAVARSGRKLSKAVAAASELEPGAEQDAALHEARKKAKRARYAADAVRPVTGKKLRKWRKNVKAVQSTLGEHHDIVVSREVLRLLGLRAYAENENAFTYGLLHGRSVAVADAAHRRFAGEWQKVGKGSRPKWLK
- a CDS encoding erythromycin esterase family protein, which translates into the protein MSQDIRDFVTPSCDLLALGEPTHATPVFAEIRNELFAQLVERGFRSIALETDRVAALAANDYVQDGTGTLDLAMSEGFSHAFGGVEANRRLIAWMREYNENRPPEERLTFHGFDTQTENTSAPSPRRYLEYARDFLGLDVDIAGPAGDDERWGREEAVLDAASSPGATADAYRLRAIAADLLTALRSRAPESDAWSRAEIHLMAGIDLLRYHRQCAEPLEPHERYMPLVAARDAFMARNLLDIRAAEAGRGRTLVFAHNLHLRRQASTMRVADTETSWFPAGALVAPLLGDRYTFVATSLGGSEDIALAEPEPDTYEGFLQKHVTTAWGLLPASDVPPASVRTDPTPRQGYFPLDQGMLNDADAILHVRR